The window AAACCCATTTTTTCTTCTTTATTTGGCCAAGGTGGAACTCCATTATCTACTAATAGTTTTTCAGTAAATTGTTTATGCTCTTCAGGGATCATAGAATTCATTTGCTTTTCTAACACATCCGAATCCATTTCATCCATCCCTTCATATTTTTGAGGGATTACGACATCAACTCCATAAGGTTTATCACCTATTTTAGAGTCTATCCAATCAAGTTCTTTTTTTAACTCTTCAGCCGAAAAACCTACTGCGCCTAAAACTCCAAAGCCTCCTGCTTTACTAACAGCTACCACCACATCCCTACAATGCGTAAAAGCAAAAATAGGATATTCAATACCAAGGTCGGAACAAATTTTTGTTTTCATTCTAGCTCGCTCAAAAATTTTATAATAACACTTCCTAGACTTTAAATAATAGTGTGTAATGTTAAAAGATTAAACCTATAGGAGAAGTTATCATTATGAACAAAATAAATATTATACTAGTATCAATATTTTTGACGCTTTCACCTACAACATATTCTGAGATACTAGAAGTTTTTACCTGGAAAAGCTCTCCTGGTAAAATCCCAACCTTAATACAGCACATGAGAGATTCAGCTGTTATACACAAAAACTTAGGAGCAGAAGTACATGCATACCAACTTGGTGTAGGATCTCCAAATCAAGCATTTGACTATGTATTAAGATGGGATGATTTAGAAAGTTGGGCTGCAACCAAAGAAGCTCAAGGAACTAATAAGGAAATGATAAATTTTTGGAAGAAAGTTGGAGCAAGACCTTCAGGAGAATTAATTGCAAGTCTTGAAGGCATAAATTTAGATAATA of the SAR86 cluster bacterium genome contains:
- a CDS encoding NIPSNAP family protein; this encodes MNKINIILVSIFLTLSPTTYSEILEVFTWKSSPGKIPTLIQHMRDSAVIHKNLGAEVHAYQLGVGSPNQAFDYVLRWDDLESWAATKEAQGTNKEMINFWKKVGARPSGELIASLEGINLDNTVKANSFDDYPIYRVFIWNPAPGKMAEVLNNFAKAKKIHESLGAKIDSYREGIGGTGNLHYLMSFKSWADMAKFSNELDQNKEWIEFQLSTDPNSSTLVKSFQGFQLF